Genomic DNA from Candidatus Zixiibacteriota bacterium:
CTCCTGCTCGGATAAACCCGAGTTCTCTTGTTTACTATTAAGAGGATACGCTCATTCTATTCTATCCACAACTTTTGAATATATCTCCTCGACCGCCCGAATAAGTCGCATCCCTGCAGCGAAGTCAAGTTCTCTCCCGGATATCCGAATCCTGATATAAGGGATCGCCTGCGGTGATGCCGGTATCTGATTTGTTTTGAAACACTTGGGGGTATTCTTTGTTTCGCATACCAGATCGGTTATTATGACTGAAGTCAATCCCTCTGGAGTGCTGACAGCAGTTCCGGATGTTTTCGGATCGATATTGATGTACTGGTTGGAATATCGGTCGGATAGTGCTTTATTATGTTGTCAGAACTCAGACAATGCTCTGACCGATGTAGTTGATGGAGTCTGATGCATAATCTATTGACACGCACTCGCGGCAGGTTGATGAGCCGTAGACCTACCGAAACTGAGAGCAACCGGCGGCGGAAATCGCACATGCTTTCAGCCAAAGCCCAGCCGAAGGTGCCCGTGATCGTACTTGGCTCGGGGCTGACCGCACTAGGCGTTCTGCGAAGTTACGGCAGGGCAGGTATTCCCGTATACTGCGTTGCGGAAGATATTGGCGTTGTGGCACGATCTCGCTGGTCAAAGAGACCTCCCGGCAAGCACAAAAGTCTGCGGAGTCCCGACGAGTTGGAATCGTTCCTCGAGAAACTGCCGTTCAAAAAGGCAGTCCTCGTCCCATGCTCAGATAATTGGGCGAGCGCAGTGGCAAGATTGTCCGATGGATTGTCAGATCGCTACCTAACCTCCCTACCTTGTCGTGAGACACTGGATTTGCTCGTAGACAAGGGCCGGTTTGCCTCTGCCCTGCGGCAGCACGGTGTATCGCATCCGAGGACATTCCTGATAGAGTCGGCAGAGCAGCTCGGATCACTTGACATCGACGATTTCACCGGTTCATTCCTGAAGCCTCACAACTCGCATGACTTCTTCAAGTTCTACAGCGTCAAAGCGTGCAGAGTATCATCTCGCGAGGATGCAGTCGAGCACTATAGGCAGAAACGGAAAGATGGCTTCGAGGTACTCTTCCAGGAATACATCCCCGGTCCCTCCGACAATCATTATTTCATCGATGGATTCGTCGATCGCAATGGGCGTGTATGTGCTCTCTTTGCGCGGAGGCGACTGCGCATGTTTCCAGTCGATTTTGGGAATAGCACCTATATGGTCTCAGTCCCGTTGAGCGAAGTCAAGCAGGCGGCTGACGATCTGAGAAGGTTTTTGCCTGCAATTGATTATCGGGGTATATTCTCAGCAGAATTCAAGTTCGACGAAAGAGACGGACTATATAAGATCCTGGAGATTAACGCGCGGCCGTGGTGGTTTGTCGAATTTGCAGCAACCAGCGGCGTGGATGTCTGTGGCATGGCGTACCGGGATGCCCTCGGACTCAAAGTCCCTGTCGTGCGTCAGTATCGAGTCGGCGCCAGATCGGTACATCCGTACTTTGACATCAACATCTGCATACTGCTTGTCAAAAGCGGTGAGATGAGCCTTTACGGCTGGGCGAGATCATGGATTGGCGCCAGATACCCGGTGCTGTGCATCGATGATCCGCTGCCGGCAATTGTATGGTGGTCCAAGAGGATTCGCAGTAAACTGATGAGCAGTCTGCGTTAGTATGGGTGCATCCCGGGAAAATGTTTCTGTCAACGTCCAGAGAAAGCCGGTTCCAGAGATGAACGAGTTCACTACCAGATTTCTGACTGAAGATGACTACAGCAAATGGAATAGATTTGTCGCAAGCTCTCCATCGGGCAGCATTTATAGCACTCCTGAATATCTGGATGCTCTCTGTTCCGCTGCGGGAGGATCTTTCAAGATTCTCGCATGCCTTAAAGGTGATGAGATCGCCGGAGGGATCGGACTCTATGAGAATACTTCCCCTTTCGGTACATTTGTATCTAACCGGCTGTTGCTTTATTACAACGGGCTTGTGCTTGGAAATCACAAGTCCAGCCATCCGTACCAGGATACATCCAGAAGCATCAAGATAATGTCGGCACTTCAGACAGATTTGGCAGCGTGCGACTATGGGAGGGTGCTGCTCCACAATCGAAGTCCGATCGCAGATCTGAGGCCATTTCTCGCTGCGGGCTGGCGCGCCGAGCCAAGCTACACATATGTTGTTCAAATCGATGATCTTGAAAAGCTTCAATCAAGAATGGAGCAGAACCTGAGGCGCTTAATCAATCGTTGCGAAAGCAACGATGTCACATTCTCCGATGACGACGATTTCGACAGTTTCTTCAGGATGCATGAGGATACTCACCAGAGAAAAGATGCGCCTCTCTACCTGCCGCGCAGTGAGTTCAGGAAGTACTTCGAAAAGCTCAAGTCGCAGAATCTTTGCCGACTGTATCAGGCGAGAACAAAGGAAGGGCGCTCTATTGCCGCTCAACTTGTTCTGCGAAATGAGCACCCTGTCACGCATACGGTCTGTGCTGCGGCAGATCAGGAATTTCTCAATATCGGTTCGACACCCTATCTCAGATGGAAAGCATTTGAAGATCTTTCCGCTGCCGGATATAAAGCAAATGATCTCACAGATGCGGCTTTGAATCCGGTCACACGCTTCAAAGGCCAACTCGGCGGTGACCTTGAGACGACGTTTATTCTGACCAGACCGGATGCGCTTAGGTTTCGCGTTGGCGAGAGCGCCCGCAGCCTCTACTACAAGGGACGTGGAGCAATGGGCAGACTGATCAAACACGCGGGCGTATGGAGCAGTCGATGAATCGATCCAGAATCAGTGGTGCGAGCGCTTTCTGCGCGGTAATGGAACGTCTCGGTATCGATACCGTGTTCGGCCTTCCCGGCACACAGAATATAGACCTCTATGAAGCGTTACGTAACTCATCGATCAGAACAGTGCTTGCGACCAGCGAGACCTCGGCTGCGTTCATGGCCAACGGCTACTATCGATCATCCGGAAGAACTGCCGCGATACTCACAATTCCGGGGCCGGGATTCGCATATGCGGTACCAGGGCTCGCAGAGGCAAAGCACGACTCGGCAGCTATGGTTCATATTGTTGTGACACGCAATGAGCCACTGGACCATAAGTTCAAGTTGCAGGCATTGGACATTGAAGCAATAGCATGCCCGATAGTAAAGAAGACATTTGTGATAGATACAGCCGCGTCGATTGAACCGATCCTGACGCAGGCCTATACGGAAGCGGTCACCGGCGAACCGGGACCTGTGGTGGTAATAATCGACAGGCTTTCTCTTCTGGATAAGATCGACGTTCCCGGTGAATCGTCTCCAGATACGATCGGGAACAAGTCTGCTACAGATGGGCAAGTTGATGAGGTTGCGGATATAATTGCACAATCGGATGCTGTCGCGATATTGGCAGGTCAGGGAGCTGCAGATGCTGCCACGCAGATTGTGAGACTGGCGGAGATGCTGGAGTCACCGGTTATAACCACCTGTTCGGGCAGAGGGCTGATACCAGAGAGTCATCGTCTATCATTCGACATCGACTACAGCATCGGCGGGGTTGAGCATGTTAACAAGCTATTCGGGAAGTGCGATCTGATTCTGGCAATAGGATGCAAGTTTTCGCACAATGGCACCGCAGGATTTGCTCTCGACATACCACAGAGCAAACTGGTGCACGTGGATGCATCGGAGGAAGTGCTCGCATCGAAAAACTATCCAGCCAAAATGGAAATCCACTCGGACGCGAAGACATTCATAGAGATGCTGCTTGCGCGAGCAGAGAGTTTCTCAGACAGGTCGAGAGGATTTGCGAACTTCGGGAAAATGAAGACTAACGTGCGTATCGAAAGAACGAGCCGGTTGGAGCACGAGCCTAAGATCGACGGAGCGGAAACGGAAGGCCTTTCGAGATTCTTCGAGGTGATAAACGAGCTCGCATCGAGAGAAACCATTATCGTCACCGACGCCGGACTTCACCAGACTCTTACTCGAAACTATCTGATTGTCGAAAGACCGCGTGGATTGGTTGTGCCATCAGACATGCAATCTATGGGATTCGGACTGCCGGCGGCAATAGGAGCCGGCCTTGCCAATCCTGACAAGAAAATACTGGCGATAGTCGGCGATGGGTGCTTCCGGATATCAGCTATGGAATTGACAACTGCCGTTCGTGAAGGCATCGATTTGACATTGGTTCTGTTCTCGGATACTGTGCTCGGATCGATTCGATTTCAGCAACTCGCGAGTTTCGGCCAGGAGCACGCCGTAAGAGTCGGTCCGGTCGATTACGCCGATCTTTCTCGATCCCTCGGAGTGGCGTATTTCTATTTGCAGGGCTCCCCGGAGCAGGTGATCGAGAAATGCGTCAGTACTCCGGGAGTTAAATTGCTCGAGGTGAAACTCAAAGATTCCGCAACATTGCAGAAGATGCAAAGGAAAGCAATCATACGTGAGAAGATTAGCAACTCACCTGTCGCCAACGTGATAAAAGGCATCAAAAACAGATTGAAACTAGATTAGGCTTTGGTGCATTTGACCTACAAAAAGATCAGTTCGATCGCGAGAATACTCTCTGCCTCTTGGACTTGAACTGGATAGCGAGCCATGAATTCCGCAAGGACATCAAATACTGCCCAGGTGCTGGAGAGAAGCGGCATAAGAGTCGTCATGATTCAGTCTCTGAGTGCATTACGGGAAATTGCGGATGACTGGAATCGCATGGCCGAACGCAC
This window encodes:
- a CDS encoding GNAT family N-acetyltransferase produces the protein MGASRENVSVNVQRKPVPEMNEFTTRFLTEDDYSKWNRFVASSPSGSIYSTPEYLDALCSAAGGSFKILACLKGDEIAGGIGLYENTSPFGTFVSNRLLLYYNGLVLGNHKSSHPYQDTSRSIKIMSALQTDLAACDYGRVLLHNRSPIADLRPFLAAGWRAEPSYTYVVQIDDLEKLQSRMEQNLRRLINRCESNDVTFSDDDDFDSFFRMHEDTHQRKDAPLYLPRSEFRKYFEKLKSQNLCRLYQARTKEGRSIAAQLVLRNEHPVTHTVCAAADQEFLNIGSTPYLRWKAFEDLSAAGYKANDLTDAALNPVTRFKGQLGGDLETTFILTRPDALRFRVGESARSLYYKGRGAMGRLIKHAGVWSSR
- a CDS encoding thiamine pyrophosphate-binding protein codes for the protein MNRSRISGASAFCAVMERLGIDTVFGLPGTQNIDLYEALRNSSIRTVLATSETSAAFMANGYYRSSGRTAAILTIPGPGFAYAVPGLAEAKHDSAAMVHIVVTRNEPLDHKFKLQALDIEAIACPIVKKTFVIDTAASIEPILTQAYTEAVTGEPGPVVVIIDRLSLLDKIDVPGESSPDTIGNKSATDGQVDEVADIIAQSDAVAILAGQGAADAATQIVRLAEMLESPVITTCSGRGLIPESHRLSFDIDYSIGGVEHVNKLFGKCDLILAIGCKFSHNGTAGFALDIPQSKLVHVDASEEVLASKNYPAKMEIHSDAKTFIEMLLARAESFSDRSRGFANFGKMKTNVRIERTSRLEHEPKIDGAETEGLSRFFEVINELASRETIIVTDAGLHQTLTRNYLIVERPRGLVVPSDMQSMGFGLPAAIGAGLANPDKKILAIVGDGCFRISAMELTTAVREGIDLTLVLFSDTVLGSIRFQQLASFGQEHAVRVGPVDYADLSRSLGVAYFYLQGSPEQVIEKCVSTPGVKLLEVKLKDSATLQKMQRKAIIREKISNSPVANVIKGIKNRLKLD